GGGAAATTTTCGCTCGAATTTCAAAATCTCGATCGCATCGCTGAGCAGACAGCCAGTGGTTTCACTGCACATAACGTCTTCGATCTGCTCATCGGTTAATGGCGCGTTGGGCATTGGTGGTAGAAATAGCCGGCTGCCTGGTTGGGCATTGGCATTTAAGACCAACTTGTTTTGTATGGCCCCATAAGCGAATAGGCGAACTGATTTTGCCAAAAGATTGCGTTTTCCTGGATAGGTATAAATATCTTCGATCAACGGATCAGGACTTCCCAAACCATAAAAATGTGTCTCTTTGCCCTCATACATCATATTGCAGCCAAAAATGTTAATCTGGCGCTGCTTAAAGGCCCAGATTGCAAAGTATCCCGCTAGAAAAACCATTGTTGTTCCACAAAATAAATGTCCGCCGGCATTCCATGACGCTCGACTGGACTGCTGCCCTCTTATTATATTCATGCCTCGTTCGACCGGAGGTAGGTCCTTTTCCGGAAAATCTCCTGGAATGATCAAATGCCTTGTCTCTGGATGCACACGCCAGGCATTATTGACCGCAAGAAGATCACAGCCTGCGGGAAGCTTTTGGTCCGCGATTGAAACAACTTCTGGCGCACTGCCTAAAATCAGTAGGGTACCATTTTGAAGCGGCTGGGTTTTTGAATCTTTTGTCATTTTTCAAAGCCATTTTAGCAGGAACACAGCTGGAATGCTTCCCTAGTGTACTTTGCACTGCGCTCCAAGTTACGAGTTGAATAATTTCCTATCTATCAATCTGGATCGGATAAAGCATCGCCCAGCTATTGGCTAGGCAATTGTTGGACGGGTGATCGATCAAAATGCTTTTAGCGTTATTCTGGCTTCGTTGGTTCCAGCTTGATCACAATGCACGTGGTCGAGGCCGTTGCATAAAGTCGCCCGTCTTCTACCCCGACGATTTTGCCTGTTGCTACACCAGTAGAACGGCCAATATGATCCGTTTCCCCTATGGCATCCACGCTCGTGCCAACTGCAATAGGACGGATGATATTGACTTTATATTCCAACGTGGTCGAGAAAAATCCTTTGGGCACGCGCGTCGCAACAGCGCAGGCCATCGCACTGTCGAGAAGGGTGCCATACCAGCCGCCATGAACACTGCCCATCGGGTTGAGCACAGTGTCATCCGGCGTGCTGCGAAAAACCACCCGTCCCTCCGCCACCGCATGCATTTTATATTTCATTAATGTTCCGATGCTTGGCGGGGCAAACCGGCCCTCCAAGATGCCGTTTATTTGCTCAAATCCAGTAAGGGACATGGCCTCTTGCGTTGTCATTTCAGGGGGCATTGCACGGGGTATTTCAGGGGGCATTTCAGGGGACATTGCATCAATTTCGTTACTCATTTTGCTCTTTACCTCTTCAGAATTGGATTATGCCGTTGCAGTGACCACATGGATGGTTGCCGGATAGCGGGTGATGCCACCGCTTCTTTTGGCTGCAGACATCCGCACAAAATCCTCTTGCACGCTTTGCACCTGCGCCTTGCTTGGTTCGGCTTCGAAAAGCATGCGCGCACCAGCGCCGATTTTCATCAGCAAAGCGGCATCTTCTTGCGGGCTTTGTCGGGTATCCAATGTGGTTTTCTGGGTGGCAATCTCAATCGCCTGATACCCTGCCGCGCGCAAAATACCCGACAGATAATCACGATCGCTAAATGCCATCGGCCCCGGCGCGGTACCAGGCGTGACAACAGGTGAATTTGTATGTTTGCTAACCACTTCCATTGGCTCAAGAAAAAACGGGTTGTCCTGCAGGGGTGCCCAGCAAACGAAGACAAGCTTTGATCCGGGGGCTAAAGCCGCACGGAGGTTGCCAAAGGCTTTTTCGGGATCGGCAAAGAACATCACTCCGAAGCGGGAAAATGCGCCATCAAAACCCGCCGGTTCAAATTGATAGGATTGGGCATCCGCCCATTTGAAAGTCACATTGTCCACAGCGCTGGCTTTTTCCCGGGCCAAGCTGAGCAGCGCGTCGGATATGTCTATTCCGGTGACTGCGCCGCGACCAGATAGCGTTTTCGCCATGCGCAGGGTGGTAGCCCCTGCCCCGCAACCGATATCCAACGCGCTGGGAAGGTCTAGCGGATCAATGCAGGAAAAAAGAATATCCGAAATATTCTGAAACCTGTTGTTCATCTCTTGGTCGTGAACAACCCAAGAGCGGCCCGGTTTTTCGTTCCAGTATTTGCCCTGATCTTCATTTTCGCCGTAAACCGACATGCTACCCCCTAAATATAACCTGTGCACCTGATCAAATAATGGCCCGCCACGGTGGTCAAACCTATCAATGCCAGCAAACGTACAAACCCCGGAAAAGTAAACTTGAAAAAAACTGGTAACTCATTGTCACTGGCTTGGGCGAGATGAAAATTATATTGAATACATATAGTTACTCATATCGCACGGTTGCGCAAACACCGCTCGACGTTGCGTCACAAAGCCATGCAGGCCGCTATTCCTTAGACGCCTGACCCCGACCAAAGTCCGGCGCATCTGTATCTTGACCTGCTTCAATAATGCCGCGGCGAATTTGCCGCGTGCGGGTGAAATAGTCGTGCAGATGCGCGCCGTCACCGCGCCGGATCGCCCGTTGCAGCGCGAACAGCTCTTCGGTAAAGCGGCCAAGAATTTCCAATGTGGCGTCTTTGTTGGCCAAAAATACATCCCGCCACATGGTGGGGTCCGAGGCAGCGATACGGGTAAAGTCCCGAAAGCCTGCAGCCGAGTATTGGATCACTTCGCTATCGGTTACGCGGCTGAGGTCATCTGCCACACCTACCATTGTGTAAGCAATTAAATGCGGTGCATGGCTGGTGACGGACAGCACAAGATCATGGTGATCAGGATCCATGCGCTCTACTTTTGCACCCATGCCTTGCCACAGCTGCTGCAAAGCCGCTATGGCCTGCTCATCTGCGCCATTGTCGGACACCAAAAGGCACCATCGGTTGTCAAATAGGCTTTCAAATCCACTTTCTGGCCCGGAATGTTCGGTTCCAGCAAGCGGATGCGCCGGGATGAAATGCACAGTTTCGGGAATATGCGGCGCAACGGCATCAATCACCGCGCGTTTTACCGAGCCCACATCACTCACGGTTGCGCCGGGTTTTAAAGCCGGGGCCAAGTCGGCGGCCACTTGCCCCATGGCCCCCACCGGCACACAAAGCACCACCAAATCGGCGCCTTCGACAGCCTCGCGCGCACTGTCACAAACGCGGTCGCAAAGCCCGATACGGCGCGCTGTATCGCGGGTTTCTTGTGATCTTGCATAGCCAGTTACTTCCCCGGCAAGCCCAGCGCGCTTGATCGCCCAAAACATGGACGAAGCAATAAGCCCAAGTCCAATGAGGGCAACACGGTCATAAACCTGGCTCATTTCACACCTGCCTTAAACTGTCCAACCGCATGGGCCACACGGCGGCACGCGCTTTCATCGCCCACTGAAATGCGCAGACAATCGGGCAGGTTATAGCCCGCAACACGGCGCACAATCAGACCTTGGGATTTAAGATATTCATCACAGGCCTCGGTTTGCGACTGTGAGGCAAATCGCGCCAGAATGAAATTGGTTAGAGATGGATCAGACGGCACACCGTGTTCGGCCAAAGCAATCGACAGCCAGTCACGCAACTGATTGTTGTCGCGTCTGCATTTATCGGCATAGTCTTGATCTTTCACCGCGGCCTCTGCCGCTGCAAGCGCAGCAGAGGACAGGTTAAAAGGCCCGCGCACGCGGTTTAAAGTATCAATCACCGGCCGCGGCCCGTACCCCCAACCAACGCGCATTCCCCCAAGCCCGTAAAGCTTGGAAAAGGTGCGCGTCATAACGATGTTGTGACGGCTTTCGACCAATCTGGCGCCGCCGTCAAAACCCTCGACATAGTCTGCATAGGCACCGTCTAGAACCAAGAGCGTCTGCTTTGGCAAACCATCCGCCAAACGGGCTATTTCCCCATCATCAATCATGGTGCCGGTGGGATTATTAGGGTTGGCGATAAACACCAGCCGTGTGCGATCCGTGCAAGCAGCCAAAATGGCATCCACATCGGTGATGCGATTGCGCTCTTTTACTTCTACCGGGCTTGCGCCGGCGGCAAACGCCGAAATGCGATAAAGGGCAAAACCATGCTCGGTATGGATCACCTCATCACCCGGTCCGGCATAGGCTTGGCATAAGAAACTAATAATTTCGTCACTGCCCACACCACAGATGATATTATCAGCCGTCAACTCAAATTGGGCTGCGATTGCCTGCCGCAAGCTGCCGTGGTCGGTGGAAGGATAAAGATGCAATTCATGGGCGGTTTTGCGAAATGCCTCAATCGCGGCTTCGCTGGGTCCGTTGGGGTTTTCGTTTGAGCTCAGTTTGACAATATTGCTCACCCCGTCGACATGCGCAGCGCCGCCTTGGTAAAGCTCGATTTGGTCGATCCCGGGTTGTGGTTTGATCTTATCCATTTGCATAACTCCGACTTGGGTTTCTTCTTAGCGGCGGTGGGGGGCCATGACCAGAGGGAAACGAAAAAGGCCGTGGCGGTTTCCCGTCACGGCCCCTATTTTTTGCGGTGAACTTCTATTAGTTCTGGGCGTAATATTCGATGACGAGGTTTGGTTCCATCATCACCGGATAAGGCACATCGCCAAGTCCTGGTGTGCGGACAAATGTTGCTGCCATTTTCGAATGGTCTGCATTGATGTAATCAGGAACATCACGCTCGGCCAGTTGTACGGCCTCAAGCACCACAACAATCTGTTTTGATTTTTCGCGCACTTCGATCACGTCACCTTCTTTGACACGGTAAGACGGGATATTCACCCGCTTGCCGTTCACAGTGACATGGCCATGATTGACGAACTGACGCGCGGCAAACATGGTGGCCACAAACTTGGCACGGTACACAACCGCATCCAGACGGCGCTCAAGCAAACCAATCAGGTTTTCGCCGGTATCACCACGAATACGCTCGGCTTCTGCATAGATGCGGCGGAATTGTTTTTCGGTCAGATCGCCGTAATAGCCTTTGAGCTTTTGCTTGGCGCGCAGCTGCAGACCAAAGTCTGACAGTTTTGCCTTGCGGCGCTGGCCATGCTGACCGGGGCCATATTCACGGCGGTTAACGGGTGATTTGGGACGACCCCAGATGTTTTCGCCCATCCGGCGATCTAGTTTATATTTGGCAGACGTGCGTTTGGTCACGGCTGATCTCCTTCCTTATATGTGATGTCCCCTTGAGGCCATCGTGAAGGGCGTTGTCCTCTGGATTGCTCCTGACAGGCGATCCCTTGCGGGAGCCACCAACACCAATGAAGCCGCGCTTATACACTGGTGCGGAGCGGAGTCAATGCTCTGTGCGGCAAAGAATTACCCAGATTTGCAAGGTTTATGGACGGTTCTGTGCACCTACGCGATACTGCCGCGATACAGACGCAATACAGACATCCCATTTTGCCGCTTTTAGCGCCGCACACCGCGGGCCGGACAACCCACCAGATGATCATTGACCATGCCAGAGGCCTGCATGAAAGCATAGACAATTGTTGGGCCACAAAACTTAAAGCCAGCAGCCTTTAAATCCCGCGATATTTGCTGTGATAAAGGGGTTTGCGCAGGTACCTCAGAGAGGGTGGTCCAATTGTTTATGATCGGCTTATGGTCGATGTAACGCCAAAGAAATGTATCAAATCCTTGGGATTTTTCGATGTTTTGCCATGCTTTTGCATTGCCTATCGTCGCCTCGATTTTACCACGATGCCGTATAATCCCACTATCCTGCATCAGGATTTCCACCTTATTCGCTCCCCAACTTGCAATCACGTTAGGATCAAATCCACCGAATGCCCTGCGAAAATTATCGCGTTTTTTCAATATGGTAATCCAACTTAGCCCAGCCTGAAATCCCTCGAGCACAAGTTTTTCCCAAAGCGCACGACTGTCATATTCAGGGATGCCCCATTCGCTATCATGGTAGGCAATATAAAGCGGATCCTGCCCGGCCCAGCCGCACCGATTTTCTTTGTCCATTATAATCCGTTCAATTTCGATCCATTAGGGCTTTGTTATCCTATTTTCGGCAGTCTGACCAAGTTGATGATGGAGGGGAAAATGGAAACCCGCAACCGACTTGATGTTTTGGCGCATGAGGAAAACCCACTAGATCACGCTGTTGGCAAACGAGATAAAACCAGTGTTTCAATGGTCGATGCGGCTCTTAGGCATGATGAAGCAATGCTGGCGTTTCAACCAATAGTCACCAGCTCAAAACCTCATACCATTGTTTTTTACGAAGGCTTGATCCGCATACCCGACCCAACCGGGCGGATTATTCCGGCTGGCGAATTCATCCACAAAGTAGAAGAACTTGAAACTGGCCGGCTTATAGATTGTAAAGCTCTGGAAATAGGGCTGCGCACGCTCGCATCTAATCCACAGATAAAGCTATCGATTAATATGTCGGCGCGATCTATCGGCTATGGCCGCTGGTTGGAAATCCTTGGAAAAGCGCTTCGATATGATTCGACCCTTGGGGCGCGCCTTATTCTAGAAATCACCGAAAGTTCTGCCATGCTTGTGCCTGAGTTGGTGATGAATTTTATGCGCGATATGAACAGGCGCGGCATTCGTTTTGCGCTGGATGACTTTGGTTCCGGAGCAACTTCATTTCGATATCTGCGTGATTTCCACTTCGATATCCTGAAAATTGATGGTCAATTCATGCGCAATATAGAGTCAAACGCAGACAACCAGGTATTGACCCAAGCTCTTATTTCTATTGCAGAACATTTTGATATGTTCGCCATTGCAGAAGCCGTTGAAACCGTCGAAGCCAGTGAATGGCTTTGCAGCACAGGGGTCGATTGCCAACAGGGATATTATTTCGGGGTTCCGACAGTTCATCCTCCTTGGGCGCAGAAATCAAAGCAGAAATCAAAAAAGTTCGCCTGATTACGTCATCCGACAGCTTGGCAGTTGCCGCATTGCAGCATTTCGGTTATCAATGCGCTCAAGGAGCAGATTTTATCTGCGGTGTTTTCTTTTGGAGATCGCAAAAATGACGAATGTAGTAATCGCCTCAGCCGCCCGCACCTCAGTGGGAAGCTTTACCGGATCCTTTGCCAATACGCCCGCCCATGATTTGGGCACAACCGTTTTAGAAGCCTTGGTTGATCGCGCGGGCATTGAAAAGTCGGACGTATCTGAAACCATTCTTGGCCAAGTGCTGAGCGCAGGTCAGGGACAAAACCCAGCACGCCAAGCACATGTGAACGCAGGTTTGCCCATTGAAAGTTCAGCTTGGGGTATCAATCAGGTTTGTGGATCGGGTTTGCGGGCCGTTGCTTTGGCGGCACAGCACATCCAATTGGGTGATGCGGATATTGTGGCTGCGGGCGGTCAGGAAAACATGTCACTTTCACCGCATGTTGCACACCTTCGAGCCGGTCACAAAATGGGTGATCTTAAGTATATAGACTGTATGATTAAGGACGGCCTGTGGGATGCCTTTAATGGCTACCACATGGGTCAAACAGCCGAGAATGTTGCACAGAAGTGGCAGATTAGCCGCGACATGCAGGATGAATTTGCCGTCAGCTCGCAAAACAAAGCCGAAGCAGCGCAAAAAGCGGGTAAGTTCGCGGATGAAATCACACCCTTCACCGTTAAAACCCGAAAGGGCGATATTGTAGTGGATCAAGACGAGTACATCCGCCACGGAGCGACCATCGAAAACATGCAAAAACTGCGACCTGCATTTGTCAAAGAGGGTAGCGTGACAGCGGCCAATGCCTCAGGCATTAATGATGGCGCTGCTGGCGCCTTACTCATGAGCGCGGATGAAGCAGAAAAACGCGGTATCGAGCCTTTGGCGCGCATTGCCTCTTATGCGACTGTTGGGCTTGACCCAGCGATTATGGGCGTTGGGCCGGTCTATGCCAGCCGCAAGGCGTTGGAAAAAGCTGGCTGGTCAGTTTCAGATCTGGATTTGGTTGAAGCCAACGAAGCCTTTGCAGCGCAGGCCTGCGCGGTAAATAAAGACATGGGATGGGACCCTGCGATCGTGAACGTCAATGGCGGTGCAATTGCTATTGGCCATCCAATCGGAGCCTCTGGCGCGCGTATTTTGAACACTTTGCTGTTTGAAATGAAGCGCCGGGATGCAAAAAAAGGCCTTGCGACACTTTGTATCGGTGGCGGAATGGGCGTTGCTATGTGTCTCGAAAGAGACTGATTTAGTTCAATAAAAAAGGGGTTATTCCCCTTTTTTTGCCCATAAATTGCTGCGCTGCAGAAATTTCTTTACGAAATAATATTGCTAATTTAATACAAAAAACGTAATAGCATTACCAAGGCAATTAAATTCTAAGGAGACCCTTTATGTCTAGAACAGCGCTGGTTACCGGCGGATCACGTGGCATTGGCGCCGCTATTTCAGTTGCTCTGAGCAACACAGGATATCAAGTTGCAGCGACCTATGCCGGGAACGATGCGGCGGCGGCCGCCTTTACCGAGCAAACAGGTATTAAAACATTCAAATGGAATGTTGCAGACTATGATGAATGTGCTGCGGGCATTTCAAAAGTCGAAGCAGAGCTTGGCCCGGTTGATATTTTGGTTAATAACGCTGGGATCACACGCGACGCCCCGTTTCATAAAATGACCAAAGAGCAATGGTCACAAGTGATCGATACAAATCTTACTGGCGTTTTTAATATGACCCATCCGGTCTGGCCCGGTATGCGCGAACGTAAATTCGGCCGCATTATCACCATCAGCTCGATCAATGGTCAGAAAGGTCAATTTGCTCAGGTGAACTACGCGGCATCGAAGGCAGGAGACCTTGGCATTACCAAATCACTGGCGCAGGAAGGCGCTCGGTATGGCATCACAGCCAATGCCATCTGCCCAGGGTATATTGCGACTGAGATGGTTATGGCTGTACCGGAAAAAGTGCGTGATGGTATTGTTGCACAAATTCCAACAGGCCGTTTGGGTGAACCAGAAGAAATCGCACGCTGCGTGCTATTTTTGGCCTCGGATGATGCAGCCTTTATCAATGGCTCTACCATTACAGCCAATGGCGGCCAACATTTCGTCTAAACCTTTTGCGGTTTTCTCAAAGACGCAGTTTGCGGCATCGTCGGGCTTTTTAGGTCCGGCGATACCGTTCAGAGCTTAAAGCATTCCCGGGACAACCTGATCCGGCGGTCGATGCCCATCAGCAAAGGTTTTGATGTTAATCAATACCTTTTCGCCCATTTCGATACGTCCCTCTATTGTGGCAGAGCCCATATGAGGCAAAAGAACAACATTACCCAGCTGCCGTAAACGGGGATTAATGTCCGTACCATGCTCATAGACATCCAGCCCCGCCCCAGCCAACTCACCAGCGCGCAGCATTCTTGTCAGCGCATTTTCATCAATCACCTCACCGCGTGATGTATTGATGATCACCCCCGTTGGCTTCATCAATTTTAGCCGCCGCGCATTCATTAAATGGAAAGTAGATGGGGTGTGCGGACAATTGATCGAGATTACATCCATCCGCGCAACCATCTGGTCAAGGCTTTCCCAATAGGTCGCGCCCAGCTCTTCTTCGATCTCGGCTCTTAAGCGTTTGCGATTATGATAATGTATCTGCATGCCAAATACGGCAGCGCGGCGTGCAACGGCCTGTCCAATGCGCCCCATCCCTAAAATACCAAGGCGGCGACCACCAAGCCGTCCGCCCAAAAATGCAGTCGGTGCCCACCCTGTCCAGTCTCCTGACTGCATCACAGCCAGCCCCTCAGGGATGCGCCGCGTGACGCTCAGCATCAACGCCATGACCATATCAGCCGTATCATCGGTTAACACACCCGGTGTATTAGACACCAAAATCCCGCGTTGGCGCGCTGTATCAACATCTATATGATCAATCCCAGCACCAAAATTTGCCAGCAGCTTCAGCCGAGGACCCGCCTGCGCAAGCAAGGCCGCATCAATTCGATCAGTTACAGTAGGCACTAAAACATCAGCAGTTTTCACCGCTTGCGCCAATTCGGCCCGGGTCATCGGTTCGTCGCTGTCACGCAGTTTAACATCAAAAAGCTCGGACAAACGGTTTTCGACAGCATCTGGTAAACGGCGGGTAACCGCTACGCTTATTTGATCGCTAGACATATCGACCCCCGTAATTAAGTTTTCACGTTTAAACTGACGCAAGTTGCATCTGGGTACAAGAACCCCTAGAAAAAAACATGTTAGGTTTTTGAGCAGGCCCCTATGAAACGTTTCGGCTTAATCCTATTCTTGCTGAGTATTGTCGCAGGCCCACTCTTTGCCCAAGAGAAAGGGCCTATTACCAATCTTCCAATGCCAAGATTTGTATCGCTCAAGGCCACCGAAGCCAACGCGCGCCGCGGACCATCGCTTTCCCATCGGATCGATTGGGTTTTTAAACGCAAACACATGCCTTTGGAAATCTATGCAGAATATGAGAACTGGCGCCGTGTTCGCGATATTGATGGCGCCGGTGGTTGGATACATTATTCCTTACTCTCAGGGGTTCGAAGCGCTATTATACTTCAAGACATGCAACCTATGTTTTCACAGCCTGACAAAGACAGCTTGGTTGTCGCCCGGTTTGAAAAAACTGCTATCGCAAACTTAGAAAAATGCACGATTGAGTGGTGCCAACTACGCGCCGGTGGATTTAAAGGCTGGTTACCCAAAAGCACATTGTGGGGCGTTTACGACGATGAGGTAAAAGAATAAATCAACTACCGCCTTTCAAGATCGACAATCTTATTTTGCAGTTGCAAGTAATCCTTGAACAAATCACCTTCGGTTACAATTCCAAGCATCTTATTCGTGTCCCGATCAATGATTGGAATACTTTCACCCACAAATTCAACCGCAATTTCCATGGCTTGCTGCAAAGATGCATCTGATTTTATCGAAATTGGATCCTGTTGAAGCAGACTTGTGATCGTTGATTTCTGCTCAGCCATAAGGAGCTGCTGCAATGTAACCTTGCCGATAAAATTATTGTTCTCTTCAAGAATATAGGCTTCGCTCATACCGGCACTAAGCATTACATTTACACCGCTCTCGGCACTGTCTGCAGACGACAGCCGAGCGTAATCATCGTGGACAATACCCACTATACTGCGATCCATCATTTCAAGACCAGTACGGCCGCTTGCAATATCAATTCCACGGTCAGACAATTGGCGATCAAAGAATGAATGGCCATAAAGGTGATGTGATGTCAAAACAGCTGTGACAATACTAACCATTGCAAGAAGCGCATACTCATATGAGCCCGTTAGCTCTAATACCACCATCACCCCGGCAATTGGGGCCCCGATCACCGCTGAGGATACGGCCGCCATTCCACAAATAACGATACCAATCGAGCCAACCGGATCTAGCCCGACCATATTACATAAACCAAGGGCGATCGCACCCGCGCTGGCGCCAATAACCAATGATGGAGAAAAGATACCGCCGAACAGACCTAAACTTAGACATGCCGTGGTCAAAACGATCTTTACCAACAACACGGCAACAAGGAATGCAAAAGTGAATTCTAAACTGATTGCCCCGCGCACCGTATCGCCACCAAGACCAAGCGCTTCAGGAAAAAAGGCGCCGCCGATAGAGGTTATAACCACGGCAAGTGTCAAACCGACCAAAGGGCTATAACCACGTGAACCTACAAATTTTGTGGCATTGCGCACGCTTTGCATAAACAAAACAGCAACCAAACCAAAAAATGGTCCCATGACGAGAGCAAACGGTAATAATGTCGATAGCTCGCCTTCAAAAACGCCGACCTCAAATAGGGTTGTTCCACCCCAGAGTAATTCGGTTAACCCAGCTGCAGAGCAAGATGCAATTGCAATTGGAGCAATTGCGCGCAGTGAAAAATGCCTAATCAGGGCCTCATGAGCAAATACCACACCGGCGATTGGGGCATTAAATCCAGCAGAAATTGCGGCAGCAACGCCACATCCAATAAAAACATCTGTAGTCATATCGCTTTTCAAGATTCGCTTTAGACCACTGCCTATGACGGCTCCAAAGTGGACAAGCGGACCATATTGGCCCACTGAAGCCCCACCGGATGCAGATAAAAAGGCGGCTAAAGTAGAGCTTAAGCCTGTTTTAACATCCAATTCATTGTCAGTTCTATGTGCTGCATAAATACTATCTGCCGGGCCATGCCAGCGGCCAATACCAAGCGTTCGCTTTAGGATATAAATTGCCGTTGCAGCTATGGTCAGTGTGAAAACTTGACTGTAATGAAGGGTCAAGCCAAAGGCTTGAATTGGAGCCACCGCAGTTCTTTGAGCTGAAAAGTACTGTACCCCCACAACAAAGACATGCGCGACAACGGCAACCAAACATCCAAAAAAAAGGCCAATAATCATAACTTGACCTAAATGCTTGAAGGTAGCCGATAGTTGCGCCCGATTTTCCATAAAAACCCATGTGTTTTTTTAATTAAGAACTGATCATCATAATTTTACAACTAAAATTTATTTATATTTGAGAGTGAATTAATTAATATTTAATCGATCAATGCATTAGAAGCGTGCAATTTTAGCATTCAATCC
The nucleotide sequence above comes from Rhodobacteraceae bacterium Araon29. Encoded proteins:
- a CDS encoding aspartyl-trna synthetase, with amino-acid sequence MKRFGLILFLLSIVAGPLFAQEKGPITNLPMPRFVSLKATEANARRGPSLSHRIDWVFKRKHMPLEIYAEYENWRRVRDIDGAGGWIHYSLLSGVRSAIILQDMQPMFSQPDKDSLVVARFEKTAIANLEKCTIEWCQLRAGGFKGWLPKSTLWGVYDDEVKE
- a CDS encoding CBS domain-containing protein, with translation MENRAQLSATFKHLGQVMIIGLFFGCLVAVVAHVFVVGVQYFSAQRTAVAPIQAFGLTLHYSQVFTLTIAATAIYILKRTLGIGRWHGPADSIYAAHRTDNELDVKTGLSSTLAAFLSASGGASVGQYGPLVHFGAVIGSGLKRILKSDMTTDVFIGCGVAAAISAGFNAPIAGVVFAHEALIRHFSLRAIAPIAIASCSAAGLTELLWGGTTLFEVGVFEGELSTLLPFALVMGPFFGLVAVLFMQSVRNATKFVGSRGYSPLVGLTLAVVITSIGGAFFPEALGLGGDTVRGAISLEFTFAFLVAVLLVKIVLTTACLSLGLFGGIFSPSLVIGASAGAIALGLCNMVGLDPVGSIGIVICGMAAVSSAVIGAPIAGVMVVLELTGSYEYALLAMVSIVTAVLTSHHLYGHSFFDRQLSDRGIDIASGRTGLEMMDRSIVGIVHDDYARLSSADSAESGVNVMLSAGMSEAYILEENNNFIGKVTLQQLLMAEQKSTITSLLQQDPISIKSDASLQQAMEIAVEFVGESIPIIDRDTNKMLGIVTEGDLFKDYLQLQNKIVDLERR